A region of Pyxidicoccus parkwaysis DNA encodes the following proteins:
- a CDS encoding endonuclease/exonuclease/phosphatase family protein yields MALWGGCGDSKDPAPSPDAGPIPTEPAKATLHVATWNLKQFPATPDAPARVAKAIQVLDADVIAVQEVADPTAFQTLVDAMPGYQGLLGTPQTGTPPIRVGLLWRTSTVTLESSENLFTASPLFPRPALRTDFGVAGVGTRFSVVTVHLKAGTTAADEQQRIDSAHALVGQLVEIENAGEDDVLLLGDFNEAFGDRRAAEFFGTFESDAGNTVLSRALEQSGQVTFIPAKLVLDHMVATPGLKEELGTSTPSVVTGLAVPADGGTALSDHHPVRLELTFSEPQ; encoded by the coding sequence GTGGCGCTCTGGGGCGGCTGCGGCGATTCCAAGGACCCCGCCCCTTCTCCGGACGCGGGCCCCATTCCCACGGAGCCTGCGAAGGCGACCCTTCACGTCGCCACGTGGAACCTGAAGCAGTTTCCCGCGACGCCGGATGCTCCCGCGCGCGTAGCCAAGGCAATACAGGTGCTGGATGCAGATGTGATTGCGGTGCAGGAGGTGGCGGACCCCACGGCATTCCAGACGTTGGTGGATGCGATGCCCGGGTACCAGGGCCTGCTCGGGACGCCGCAGACGGGCACCCCGCCGATCCGGGTCGGCCTGCTGTGGCGGACTTCCACCGTCACACTCGAATCGAGCGAGAACCTCTTCACCGCGTCTCCGCTCTTCCCTCGTCCCGCACTGAGGACGGACTTCGGCGTGGCCGGCGTGGGCACACGCTTCTCGGTGGTGACCGTCCACCTCAAGGCGGGCACGACCGCGGCCGATGAACAGCAGCGAATCGATTCAGCCCACGCGCTCGTGGGACAACTGGTCGAAATCGAGAACGCCGGCGAGGACGACGTGCTGCTGCTCGGGGACTTCAACGAGGCATTTGGAGACAGGCGCGCCGCGGAGTTCTTCGGCACCTTCGAGAGCGACGCCGGGAACACCGTCCTCTCCCGTGCGCTGGAGCAGTCCGGCCAGGTGACGTTCATTCCCGCGAAGCTCGTGCTCGACCACATGGTGGCGACGCCGGGCCTGAAGGAGGAGCTCGGCACCTCGACGCCGTCCGTCGTCACCGGGCTTGCGGTGCCGGCCGATGGAGGAACCGCCCTGAGCGACCACCACCCGGTGCGGCTCGAGCTCACCTTCTCCGAGCCGCAGTGA